From a single Canis aureus isolate CA01 chromosome 5, VMU_Caureus_v.1.0, whole genome shotgun sequence genomic region:
- the ENKUR gene encoding enkurin isoform X1 → MDTTCFSESIYNLIPSDWKEPPHRPRYISIFKTSIKDNMQKHKMAMKSMGPPKVEVPSPKDFLKKHSKEKTLPPKKMFDRNEPRKPPVPLRTDHPVMGIQSEKNFVNTNAADVIMGVAKKPKPIYVDKRTGDKHDLETSGLVPKYINKKDYGVTPEYICKRNEEVKKAQEEYDNYIQENLRKAAMKKLSDEEREAVLQGLKKNWEEVHKEFQSLSVFIDSIPKKIRKQKLEEEMKQLEHDISIIEKHKIIYIANK, encoded by the exons ATGGATACAACTTGCTTTTCTGAGAGCATTTATAACCTCATACCCAGTGACTGGAAGGAGCCTCCCCACCGTCCTAG gtACATATCTATTTTTAAGACGTCTATAAAAGACAACatgcaaaaacataaaatggcaATGAAGTCTATGGGACCACCAAAAGTTGAAGTACCTTCTCCAAAGGATTTCCTGAAGAaacattcaaaggaaaaaactCTACCACCCA AAAAAATGTTTGATCGGAATGAGCCCAGAAAACCTCCTGTGCCACTGAGGACTGATCATCCAGTCATGGGAATacagagtgaaaaaaattttgtaaacaCAAATGCAGCCGATGTCATTATGGGAGTGGCTAAAAAGCCTAAACCAATTTATGTTGACAAAAGAACTGGAGACAAGCATGATCTTGAAACCTCAGGACTAGTTCCCAAATACATCAATAAAAAG GATTATGGTGTCACACCTGAATATATATGTAAGCGAAATGAGGAAGTAAAGAAAGCCCAAGAAGAATATGATAATTATATCCAGGAAAACCTTCGGAAAGCAGCTATGAAAAAGCTCTCTGATGAAGAAAGGGAGGCGGTTCTTCAG GGGCTGAAGAAGAACTGGGAAGAGGTGCATAAGGAGTTCCAGTCCCTCTCGGTATTCATCGATTCCATCCCAAAGAAGATCCGCaagcagaagctggaagaagagaTGAAGCAGCTGGAGCATGACATCAGCATTATTGAAAAGcacaaaattatttatattgccAATAAgtaa
- the ENKUR gene encoding enkurin isoform X2, protein MQKHKMAMKSMGPPKVEVPSPKDFLKKHSKEKTLPPKKMFDRNEPRKPPVPLRTDHPVMGIQSEKNFVNTNAADVIMGVAKKPKPIYVDKRTGDKHDLETSGLVPKYINKKDYGVTPEYICKRNEEVKKAQEEYDNYIQENLRKAAMKKLSDEEREAVLQGLKKNWEEVHKEFQSLSVFIDSIPKKIRKQKLEEEMKQLEHDISIIEKHKIIYIANK, encoded by the exons atgcaaaaacataaaatggcaATGAAGTCTATGGGACCACCAAAAGTTGAAGTACCTTCTCCAAAGGATTTCCTGAAGAaacattcaaaggaaaaaactCTACCACCCA AAAAAATGTTTGATCGGAATGAGCCCAGAAAACCTCCTGTGCCACTGAGGACTGATCATCCAGTCATGGGAATacagagtgaaaaaaattttgtaaacaCAAATGCAGCCGATGTCATTATGGGAGTGGCTAAAAAGCCTAAACCAATTTATGTTGACAAAAGAACTGGAGACAAGCATGATCTTGAAACCTCAGGACTAGTTCCCAAATACATCAATAAAAAG GATTATGGTGTCACACCTGAATATATATGTAAGCGAAATGAGGAAGTAAAGAAAGCCCAAGAAGAATATGATAATTATATCCAGGAAAACCTTCGGAAAGCAGCTATGAAAAAGCTCTCTGATGAAGAAAGGGAGGCGGTTCTTCAG GGGCTGAAGAAGAACTGGGAAGAGGTGCATAAGGAGTTCCAGTCCCTCTCGGTATTCATCGATTCCATCCCAAAGAAGATCCGCaagcagaagctggaagaagagaTGAAGCAGCTGGAGCATGACATCAGCATTATTGAAAAGcacaaaattatttatattgccAATAAgtaa